From a single Lentisphaera profundi genomic region:
- a CDS encoding RraA family protein: MDELSNRLEKTYSGILYDVLRSMGHPDCLLPNTIRPLLLDKKIAGRVFTISGRIVEDMNEHDSLVQWCTMLSKAPTDHVMVCQPNDSTVSHMGELSSEVLSYKKVRGYIVDGGVRDSEFIEKVGFPVWNRYFTPRDVVGRWVPESFDKAIIIGDVTINPGDYTFADRDGVVIIPADIAEAVCTRAEELIGTENLVRKAILEGVDPVDAYLKYGKF; the protein is encoded by the coding sequence ATGGACGAATTATCAAATAGACTCGAAAAAACTTACTCAGGAATCCTCTATGACGTACTGCGCTCAATGGGCCATCCCGACTGCCTCTTACCCAATACGATTCGCCCGCTTTTACTCGATAAAAAAATAGCGGGCCGTGTCTTTACAATTAGTGGTCGCATAGTAGAAGACATGAATGAGCACGACTCATTAGTCCAATGGTGTACAATGCTCTCGAAAGCACCCACTGATCATGTGATGGTCTGCCAGCCAAATGATAGCACAGTCTCCCACATGGGTGAACTTTCTTCGGAGGTTTTGAGCTATAAAAAGGTTCGTGGTTATATCGTGGATGGTGGTGTACGCGACTCCGAATTTATCGAGAAAGTAGGTTTTCCAGTTTGGAATCGTTATTTCACACCTCGCGACGTAGTAGGGCGCTGGGTTCCAGAATCATTTGATAAAGCCATTATTATTGGTGACGTCACGATTAATCCAGGTGACTATACCTTTGCAGATCGTGATGGGGTGGTGATTATACCTGCTGATATTGCAGAAGCGGTATGTACACGTGCGGAAGAATTAATTGGAACTGAAAACTTAGTTAGAAAAGCCATTCTTGAAGGAGTCGACCCCGTGGATGCCTACCTGAAATATGGTAAATTTTAA
- a CDS encoding arylsulfatase encodes MVIKKQLILFIFSFFAINASEKPNIIYILADDLGYGDLGCYGQEIIKTPNIDKLASEGMKFTQHYAGSTVCGPSRSVMLTGRHTGHTYLRGNGFLKMRPDPLDMIFPRALQKVGYHTATIGKSGLACNSDDGSFPATKGFDSFFGFTAHYRAHWYFPNYLWKNGKKQNYPNNTLHDGDKYSSDLVMDETLNFLDKQKDGPFFLHVAFQIPHASLRAKEEWKAKYRPILKEKLLPPKEHGHYSYEREPKTTFAAMVSYMDHNVGLIIAKLKELGLDKNTLVMFSSDNGAMQEGGHKRSSFNSNADLRGGKRDLYEGGVRVPTIAWWPGKIKAGTTTDHLSGFWDISPTMRELAGAEAQADTDGISLLPTLFAKGTQEKHDYLYWEFHEEGGKRAVRQGKWKLIHLGIGKKLKPRIELYDLSNDPHEKNNLAKTHPDRVSELSQIFKKAHVKSIKPEFQFAEELNQKQLAKRLHGNKKSH; translated from the coding sequence ATGGTAATAAAAAAACAATTAATCTTATTTATATTTAGTTTTTTTGCGATAAACGCATCAGAAAAACCCAATATTATTTACATCCTAGCGGATGATCTAGGTTATGGTGACCTTGGCTGTTATGGCCAAGAAATCATTAAGACACCGAATATAGATAAGCTGGCTTCAGAAGGGATGAAGTTCACTCAGCACTATGCGGGTAGTACGGTCTGTGGTCCCTCGCGTAGTGTGATGCTTACAGGTAGACATACGGGGCATACATATTTACGTGGCAATGGTTTCTTAAAGATGCGCCCAGATCCCTTAGATATGATTTTTCCTAGAGCACTTCAGAAGGTCGGCTATCATACTGCCACTATAGGTAAGTCAGGCTTAGCCTGTAATTCAGATGATGGTTCATTCCCCGCGACAAAAGGATTTGATTCCTTTTTTGGCTTCACCGCTCATTACAGGGCCCATTGGTATTTTCCAAATTATCTATGGAAGAATGGTAAGAAGCAAAACTACCCGAACAATACATTGCATGACGGAGATAAATATAGTTCTGACTTAGTGATGGATGAGACACTCAATTTCCTCGATAAACAAAAAGACGGTCCCTTTTTTCTTCATGTAGCCTTTCAGATTCCTCATGCCAGTTTGCGTGCGAAAGAAGAATGGAAAGCCAAATACCGTCCCATTTTAAAAGAAAAACTACTTCCTCCAAAAGAACATGGTCACTACTCATATGAGCGTGAGCCTAAGACCACTTTTGCTGCCATGGTCTCCTATATGGATCACAATGTTGGCTTGATTATAGCAAAACTCAAAGAACTCGGGCTAGATAAAAATACTCTCGTTATGTTTTCTAGTGATAATGGTGCGATGCAAGAAGGTGGTCATAAACGTAGTAGCTTTAATTCCAATGCTGACTTACGTGGTGGAAAGCGCGATCTTTATGAAGGCGGCGTACGCGTTCCAACAATTGCTTGGTGGCCCGGTAAAATTAAAGCGGGAACAACGACAGATCATCTCTCTGGCTTTTGGGATATATCACCTACGATGCGCGAGCTTGCGGGTGCAGAAGCTCAGGCGGATACTGATGGGATATCTTTACTACCGACTTTGTTTGCTAAAGGAACTCAAGAGAAACATGATTATTTATACTGGGAGTTTCATGAAGAGGGAGGGAAACGCGCTGTTCGTCAAGGTAAGTGGAAGTTAATTCATCTCGGTATAGGAAAAAAATTAAAGCCTCGCATAGAGCTTTATGATTTAAGTAATGATCCCCATGAAAAAAATAATTTGGCCAAGACTCATCCAGATCGGGTATCTGAATTAAGTCAAATATTTAAAAAAGCCCATGTAAAATCAATAAAGCCTGAATTTCAATTTGCCGAAGAATTGAATCAAAAGCAATTGGCGAAACGCTTGCACGGTAATAAAAAATCTCATTAA
- a CDS encoding UxaA family hydrolase, translating to MEIITEKAYLRADGRKGIRNITLVVALVECARHVAEQIVRPYEEQGDVHLMVWSGCYPNDYSQKIISNIAKHPNTGAVLFVSLGCEGMNRTALAEMANNSGRWTETLVIQENGGTSSTIAKGRALIEQAKEVKKSFERVNMGMDELIVGTICGGSDATSGITANPAVGGAFDLMISRGARCIFEETGELIGCEERIRPRAINEEVGDALVKSIQKASYYYELMGHGSFAPGNADGGLTTVEEKSLGSYCKSGDSPISGVIAPGDIPEATGLYLMDVVPEGEPRFGFPNINDSSEIMELIASGSHIILFTTGRGSVVGSIVSPVIKVCANPKTYENLSEDMDINAGSILTGEKTLLQVSEEIVLKVEGLMKGEQSLSEALGHRESVLLYKGEMAQKTLCGM from the coding sequence ATGGAAATTATTACAGAGAAGGCTTATTTACGTGCAGATGGACGCAAAGGAATTCGCAATATTACTTTGGTAGTGGCCTTGGTCGAGTGCGCGCGTCATGTTGCTGAACAGATTGTGCGTCCTTATGAAGAGCAAGGTGATGTACATCTCATGGTTTGGTCGGGCTGTTACCCGAATGACTATTCTCAAAAAATCATTAGTAATATTGCTAAGCATCCCAATACCGGAGCGGTGCTTTTTGTCTCACTTGGTTGTGAGGGTATGAATCGTACTGCCTTGGCAGAGATGGCTAATAATAGCGGACGTTGGACCGAAACTTTAGTCATTCAGGAAAATGGTGGTACGAGTTCTACTATTGCGAAAGGGCGAGCTTTAATTGAGCAAGCCAAGGAAGTAAAGAAATCTTTTGAACGTGTGAATATGGGTATGGATGAACTCATTGTAGGGACTATTTGCGGAGGTAGTGATGCGACTTCAGGGATTACCGCTAATCCAGCCGTGGGTGGAGCTTTTGACCTTATGATTAGCCGTGGTGCTCGTTGTATCTTTGAGGAGACGGGTGAGCTCATTGGTTGCGAAGAACGCATTCGCCCACGAGCCATCAATGAAGAAGTCGGCGACGCTTTAGTGAAGTCAATCCAGAAAGCTTCTTATTACTATGAACTTATGGGCCATGGCTCTTTTGCTCCGGGCAATGCGGATGGTGGCTTAACTACGGTTGAAGAAAAATCCCTGGGGTCTTACTGCAAGAGTGGAGATAGCCCGATTTCGGGAGTGATTGCACCCGGCGATATTCCAGAAGCCACAGGGCTCTACCTCATGGACGTGGTGCCCGAGGGTGAGCCGCGTTTCGGGTTCCCCAATATCAATGATAGTTCAGAAATAATGGAGCTCATTGCGAGTGGTTCGCATATCATACTCTTTACCACTGGACGAGGCTCAGTTGTGGGCTCGATTGTATCGCCCGTGATCAAAGTTTGCGCTAATCCCAAGACTTATGAGAACTTATCTGAGGATATGGATATAAATGCGGGCTCGATTTTAACTGGTGAGAAAACACTTCTCCAAGTGAGTGAAGAAATTGTTCTAAAAGTAGAAGGCCTCATGAAAGGTGAACAGAGCCTGAGTGAAGCGCTAGGTCACCGTGAATCGGTACTGCTGTATAAAGGAGAGATGGCTCAGAAAACTCTGTGTGGGATGTAA
- the fucP gene encoding L-fucose:H+ symporter permease, giving the protein MSVRYDHTKKVVPKNLIISFALITTCFALWGAANNMTDLLVTVFKQVKGMSSLQASIIQTVFYGAYFLAPIPAALIIKKCGYKTGGIVGLSLYALGAFLCYPASQADSFSFFLTAFYVFAFGCAMIETSVAPFILSMGPKETATQRINLAQSFNPVGSLGGICLGKFVILKHLTSSEEMAILEGAEKAAAQSHDLGLVVNAYAIVGVIALIVAAAIAFKKFPVIAEEQNHSSVKASIGRLVKNKNYMFSVMAQFFYVAAQIGIWTFIVPYVMASGAGYDNSNDAANFYIYSLFAFVFMRFVYTGLMKFIDPARLLSVAMVLSCLFTLLTIHSSGMLGVISVVMISATMSLGFPTIYGLGLMGLEGDDKKIGGSGIIMAIVGGAILVPLQGFMNDGKLPTGDFILDRVLNTLFSPIKSVFDAIGFEYSPANSYYMPLFCFVIIAIYGFMAHKKEADVGIIHETNQAK; this is encoded by the coding sequence ATGAGTGTAAGATACGATCATACAAAGAAAGTAGTTCCCAAAAATCTAATCATATCATTTGCCTTAATTACCACATGTTTTGCCTTGTGGGGTGCGGCTAATAACATGACGGATCTCTTGGTGACAGTGTTTAAGCAGGTAAAGGGTATGTCATCGCTTCAAGCGTCTATAATTCAGACCGTATTTTATGGAGCGTATTTTTTAGCGCCAATTCCCGCCGCTCTGATTATTAAAAAGTGTGGTTATAAAACCGGCGGTATCGTAGGGCTCTCACTTTATGCGCTAGGTGCCTTTCTCTGTTACCCGGCGAGTCAAGCAGATAGTTTTTCATTTTTCTTGACGGCGTTTTATGTCTTTGCTTTTGGCTGTGCAATGATAGAGACTTCGGTGGCACCCTTTATACTTTCTATGGGGCCCAAAGAAACCGCGACACAACGAATCAATTTGGCACAATCTTTTAATCCAGTTGGCTCCTTAGGGGGAATCTGTTTAGGGAAATTTGTGATTTTAAAACATCTGACTTCATCCGAAGAAATGGCGATACTCGAGGGTGCGGAGAAGGCCGCAGCTCAATCCCATGATTTAGGCTTAGTTGTGAATGCCTACGCTATTGTAGGAGTCATTGCTCTTATCGTGGCTGCCGCAATTGCGTTTAAAAAGTTTCCTGTCATTGCAGAAGAGCAAAACCATTCCTCAGTTAAGGCCTCGATTGGACGACTCGTTAAGAATAAGAATTACATGTTTTCTGTGATGGCACAATTCTTCTATGTCGCGGCTCAAATTGGTATCTGGACATTTATTGTTCCCTATGTTATGGCCTCGGGAGCGGGTTATGATAACAGCAATGACGCCGCCAATTTTTATATCTACTCATTATTTGCTTTTGTGTTCATGCGCTTTGTCTATACTGGCTTAATGAAATTCATAGACCCTGCAAGACTTTTGTCGGTGGCGATGGTGCTCAGCTGCCTCTTCACTTTACTGACAATTCATAGTAGTGGAATGCTTGGTGTTATTAGCGTTGTTATGATCTCTGCCACGATGTCACTTGGTTTTCCGACAATTTATGGCTTAGGTCTAATGGGTTTAGAGGGCGACGATAAAAAGATCGGCGGATCGGGTATTATCATGGCGATTGTAGGAGGTGCGATACTTGTTCCTCTACAAGGTTTTATGAATGATGGAAAGTTGCCTACAGGAGACTTTATCCTCGATAGGGTGCTCAATACTTTGTTTAGCCCCATCAAGAGTGTTTTTGATGCCATAGGCTTTGAGTACAGCCCTGCAAACTCCTATTACATGCCACTTTTTTGCTTTGTGATCATTGCGATCTACGGCTTTATGGCTCACAAGAAAGAAGCAGATGTGGGCATCATCCACGAAACTAATCAAGCTAAATAA
- a CDS encoding UxaA family hydrolase gives MSNKIMKLHPEDNVAVLTSDLEKGTELKLEGEVFKINKELSLGDKIALSDLAKGSLIYKYGIAIGSTKISIAKGEWVHLHNMKSDYVATYVFDGSDKEK, from the coding sequence ATGTCAAATAAAATAATGAAACTTCATCCTGAAGATAATGTCGCCGTACTGACCTCGGATTTGGAGAAAGGCACCGAGCTTAAGCTGGAAGGGGAAGTATTCAAGATTAATAAAGAGCTCTCCTTGGGTGATAAAATTGCTTTGTCAGATCTAGCCAAGGGCTCTTTGATTTACAAATATGGTATTGCTATTGGTTCCACAAAAATTTCCATTGCGAAAGGTGAATGGGTTCATTTACACAATATGAAAAGTGACTATGTGGCGACTTATGTTTTTGATGGTTCGGATAAGGAGAAATAG